The genomic DNA TATTCCCAGGAATCTTATCTGGAATGACTTCTACACCAGCGTAAATCATTTTCCCCATCACTTTTCCGCGAAATCCAAATCCTTTTACCTCAAGGTTCTCCATATTCGGGCGACGTGCTTTCAAAATAACTTCCCTTAACGTTTTCCCGGGCACTTTTAATAAACATGGATTAATTGGATGTGGACAAATTCTGTGAATATCTCCGCGCGTTACAACACCTTCTTCTAACCCTTCAAGAAGTACACCAGCGTTCACCATTCCAATCTCTGCACCGCACCACGTTTTCAGCGCATTTGCTAACATGTGCGAAAATGATGTCTCATGAAACCAATCAACCGGTAATGATTCCTTTAAATGAACGACAGGCTCTTCCATAATATGTTTACTTTCTTCCTGCAGCATTTCAATTGTGGATAACGGCTTACTATAAGCTCCTAAACGTTCTGTCTTAATCGCTCTACCGTCTTTTTTCAACAGCTTCTTCGTCTGTTTATCCACAGTAAGCTGAACGTGCCCAACGTAACGTCCCCACTTTTCACAACAACAAAGTAACGTATTATTCATAAGAACACCACGCTCAAATAAATGATGCGTATGTGCCCCTAAAATCACATCTATATCATAATGCTCTGCCATATACTCATCCATACTTTTTCCAAGGTGAGACAGGACAACCGTAATATGAGCCTCATCTCGCACTTCTTCTAAAATAGACTCTAAATGCTTAATTGGATCTTCAATATGCCAATCTAACATTTGATAAAACTCTGGATACGCAACCGTTAACCCGATCAAGGCAATCGTAATCCCATCTGTCGTTGTATGTAATTTATAAGGCTTTGCCCACTCTGGACGTACACCTTCTTTTTCAAATAAATTCGCAACGAGCACCTCAAATCCAGCATCATCATATAGACGATTCAAATGCTCCTTCGCTAACGTAATTCCTTCATTATTTCCGATCGTTACATAATCATATAACGCCTCATTTAAAAGCTTCGTATTGCCAAGTCCATTCGTCGCTTCCGAAATACTATGAAAACGATCCACATGATCGCCGAT from Bacillus basilensis includes the following:
- a CDS encoding bifunctional UDP-sugar hydrolase/5'-nucleotidase — protein: MNINKETIIHLYHTNDIHSHFENWPQISRFVQGEKKRRQEAGETVLTVDIGDHVDRFHSISEATNGLGNTKLLNEALYDYVTIGNNEGITLAKEHLNRLYDDAGFEVLVANLFEKEGVRPEWAKPYKLHTTTDGITIALIGLTVAYPEFYQMLDWHIEDPIKHLESILEEVRDEAHITVVLSHLGKSMDEYMAEHYDIDVILGAHTHHLFERGVLMNNTLLCCCEKWGRYVGHVQLTVDKQTKKLLKKDGRAIKTERLGAYSKPLSTIEMLQEESKHIMEEPVVHLKESLPVDWFHETSFSHMLANALKTWCGAEIGMVNAGVLLEGLEEGVVTRGDIHRICPHPINPCLLKVPGKTLREVILKARRPNMENLEVKGFGFRGKVMGKMIYAGVEVIPDKIPGNKILLEDVLINGESLELDRIYTVGTIDMFTFGYLYPELSTLSDKQYYMPELLRDVLTDMLITHTSSVKL